In the genome of Lathyrus oleraceus cultivar Zhongwan6 chromosome 4, CAAS_Psat_ZW6_1.0, whole genome shotgun sequence, the window GACCACGACGGTACAGTGAAACGGCGATACcgataataatttgaaaaaatgaataaattaaatATGTGTCCGACACGGATACGCAGACAGTCACATTTTTTCAGAGGTGTCGGTGCTTAATAATAGACCACAAGTTTTTGAATTACCTGAATTGGCTGTGATAAAGCTGCATCTTTTCTCCTCCACTTgacttgtttttgaagcaagaTTGTTTAATGTATCAAGAGGAACAACAAGACTTTCAAATTTTGCAGACTTTGATCTTCCATAATGAGCAATCTTCATTTTTCTCTGAGCATGCTGCAATGCCATCTGTTCTCTCCTCAAACCAGCGATACTTCCTGGTGAATCAGTGATCAAACTAGAAGAGTAACTCAACGATGATTCAGTAGAGTTACCACATGACCCTTCTTTAAAACTCTTGGACTTTTTTAAAGTTAAAGTCTTAGTTGAGTTTCTTGGTGTTACAATCTTTTCAGAACTTGTGTTCAAGAGATTACTTTCATTGATTCTCTttgttggtgttggtgttggCCTTGGTGACTTTAATAACTTGGGTGAAAGTGGAGGTGTTGATGAAGTTTTGGTTTGAAGTGGTGGTAATGTTGGTGGTGGAAGTTTCTTGATTGAGTTTCTTCTTTCAATGTTTGGAACTCTATTGCAAGTTGGCTGAAGAACAGGTCTGCCATTGATTTTGGCAACAGGCGATGTGGCTGTGGTTGTGATTTCTATGCCTACTGTTGTTACTTTGGTTTTGGAGCTGCACATTTTGTTGTTTGGTTTTGTGTGATTAATTGGTATAATGGAAGAATGATGTGAAAAAACTTAAGGGAGGGTAAGAAATGAAGGTTGTGATGAGGGGATGGAAAGGAGGAAAGTGGGGTTTTATAAAATGTGTGGATGGATGGTGGGGACAGGACAACATAGGAGGTTGGAATCTCTCATACAATACAACCTATTCTCAAGAAtatcattttttttaataaaatatttatgtATATAACAATTAGGAGAGAATCAAGAAGGTTATGGGTGGATTCATGGGTTGGATATTGTGATGTGCTGGAATCATGAGCGTGTTTTTATTATTACATGATGAAAGTATGGAACTTTCCTCATTTCCACCATGTTGTGGTAATGTGCTTCTCTTCCCAAGAATGTTTAGGTTGGAGTGAAGGGCAAGAAAGGTAAAAATGCAAGAAGAAAAACACCAATCATTATTTGGTCTATTCTTTTTAGCTGTATGGAATCTCATTCTCTGTCACTATCTCATCTCACAAGGGTAGAAAATATTTAAGACCCTTTATAAACACCGTTACAAAGTTGGCACAAGGACTGAAGTAAATGGTGTAGTTAGTAATAAAATAATTGAGACTTTTGGTGGGGGGTTTTATGACACTTGAATGAGATCTTTTGTTTTTAGAATATTTTACTCTTTCTTTTTGTTCACTTTTGAGTTGTTTACTTTCCAGGTAAACTGAGTTGCATATGTTTTCATTACTACTAATTAATGAGATTAATGGAAGATATGATTTGATGGTGAATAAAATCAGTCTTAATCCTTACAGGTTGGCTGAATGAACTGTTTACTTAAATACAAGACATGCTATGGCCCAAAAGTGTAGGACCCTACTCAAATTCTTCTACTTTTTCTTTCTAGTGTCAATTTGCTGTCTTGAATATATAACCTCATTTCACCAAACCATGAAACCAAGATAACATGCATTTGTAGCTCACCTAATTGAAACAAGAGGTCTGTTATGTTAACACTTCTTTTCATACACTTGTATCTTACACAGTATATTTTAACAAAGAATTTTTTGTGTGCACAGTAATCAAGACAGaataaaatattaaaacaatAGATTTTATACCTTATATGTATAAAATTACGGTGTTGATGTAAGCTAGCGGTGTAAATTTATCATTTCTCTTGAAACAAAGGACTTAAGAAGGAAGTGTCTATCTTCATCTAAGTTTAATACAACTACTGGGATACCGGTGCGTCCGTACGAGTACAGGTGTGGATCATCGTGGAATTGTCACAAGTTTGGTTTAATATTTGAAATAGATTAGAAATGTAGAAAAATTATTGaataaaaaggaaaaataaacATATTTCAAAATAATTATATTAAGTGTCTAAAACAACCAATGTCTAAAACAAATCATGAAATCTCAATTTACTTGAAATAGTAATTCCGTCGAAATATAGCTAATCCAAGTATCTCTTACTCTCGACAAAAGTAGATGGGAAGACAACCCGCTTTCATTTTTTTGTACTTAGATTGGCAATTCCAAAAATACTTTGTTGTTGTAAGTTGTTATATTTATAAACTCTTATTTTAGATTGAATGCTCCGCAACCAATTTAGTCGCTCGGGTTCCATCATAGTTTAGAGTTGTTGATTTGTAGAGAATCCTAAAGCTGGATTGTAAAGGTGGCTGAATTGGTacactgtagcggtaaattcatgatcatcaagctatggataagcaagacatcaaataacaagagtcgtcaccatgcttttattgtttccaagggaaaagggaaaagtacgaacaaaacccaaaaataagaagttttcaaatcaaaactaataaaatgtcagagattacaagtaatggggttggttacacagagggaagatgttagcacccaaagtgtcatcggtactcctagggagtcctttcttgtgtgcatatgtattttgtacaaaatgatgtttacaaacaaatagaatggggggatgagaaaataattcattaattatatttttgtgtttgacaagaccttcggacttgtgcctacgtaccaacataaaaatgagggatcaacacctcgtagttcgtgatacaaatttcaaagtggatgtattgcttttaacaaaaattaggtttgaaaggcacaaaggcatagaaaatggtttgaatgagttagttctttttggcttttgaaaattttaagtcaagtatggttaagtttatttacaagtttgatttaagaaaagaagtttgaaaatgcaatggcataaggccaaagtttctaatttgcaaagggtctaagttttaaaaaaagacaagtacaaacaaagaagtttttaaaaggagggagagattttgaaattaaagagacggggagaagatgaaaagactaattctaagcacaaaattaaaagttaatgtaagaacaaaaattgttctacaacagattccttgattttgatgataacaaaggatgaaaccaaaaatggcaccctaacgaaaagtttctaagtgtgcagggttctaaagaaagaagtaagaaatctgatgatgtcatcagatagagtatcagatcagaaacatattatcaaatgatcagaagctctgaagaagaaacaagttcaagaaagtcaaactctgaactaaacaacaagtatcagaagcatcttaacaggaagtaagtcctagaacctctgactctgaacaacgctttctgaagaatctatttagatcaacatcagaagcaagattccaaggttctccagaaacacaaatactctgattatggatttgctaatcatgaaagagtaacgttgaagacaagtaaagattttcaaatggatttcctaattgagaaagagacgttaatctccaatttctAAAGAtaatactacttgtggtaagtagtcatttcaagaagaaaaagtcatcctgcattagctaattatgtgatggcgtaacttcatctcaatatccaccagtttcaactactacttcaactgatctatataaaggattgcaaatcaacatttCAAACACTACACAGATACGAGAAAAaatcatactgaaacatcaacaagaaaaacactcttgctctctatcttcacgaagcttttgcttattacgtgaaaaactcttgttcttaattttgtaatacttgctttcttagaagcactctagtttacataaatccttcttctattgtttgttgatttcctcaagtgactctgtgtagtctgtatacttgagagggctaagagattttgtatcttagacgttgtttgtaatctttcaagattagtggattaagtccttgttgaaggcgaaatcaccttggccgggtggactggagtagctttgtgttataagcgaaccagtataaaatccttgtgtgattttcattttgaaaagcgcttatttttcaaaacaattcaaaccccccctttcttgtttttctcaccttcaattggtatcagagctccggctctgttattgattttctaatcaaacacttaaccgtgtagagagatccagtacgagaaaaacaatggcccactcaaatgaaagagattcttacaatgccaagcctcctgtttttgatggagaaaaatttgattactggaaagatagaatcgaaagtttctttcttggttatgacgctgacctctgggacattgtcacagatggatacacacctccagtcttaaatggagctgaagttcccagaagtaagatgtcagaagatcagaaacgtgtcttcaaaaatcaccacaaggccagaacaatacttctaaatgctatatcatacaacgaatatgaaaagatcaccaacagagagacagccaaagatatacttgactctctgaagatgacccatgaaggaaactcccaagtcaaggagacgaaggctctggcgcttatccagaaatatgaagccttcaaaatggaagatgacgaagctatagaggctatgttttctagatttcaaactcttattgcaggtcttaaagtgctagacaaaggatacacgactgcagatcatgttaagaagatagtcagaagtctgccaaagaaatggagacctatggttactgctctgaagctgtcaaaggatctgaacaatatcagccttgaagaacttgttagttctctcagaagtcatgagatagaactagaggaggatgaacctcagaaaaggaacaagtccgtagcgctaaagtccagatctgaaagacggaaacctgacagaaccaaagctctccaggcagaaactgaagatactgacgactctgaacctgaagactctgatgatgaagaagagttgtccctactaaccagaagagttaagcaactctggaaaaagaggaacaacaacttcagaagaccaagacccagaggggatcgatcagagtcaacttcaaaaggtaaagctaacaaagatattacctgttatgaatgtaaagaaacaggtcattacagaaatgaatgccccaagttaaagaaagacaaccctaggaaagaaagcttcaagaaaaacactttcagaacaaagaaaggactgatggccacctgggacgatagtgaatctggatcatcagaatctgactctgatgaacaggccaacgtagcacttatggctatcacatccagcagctcagatgaagaatctgaagaggtattttctgaactttctcgatctgacttagaatcatgtttgtcagaaactcttacctcttatcagaaattgaaacaaaagtttaaaaacattaaaggctgtcttaaagcaaaatttgaagagtgtagtgaacttgagatgacaattctagcacaagaagatacgattagatctttaacattagaaagagatggagctaagAGAAAtagcttagaattagaagaagcgttgtctcaagcaccacaaacttcaaataaaattatttataaatatgaagaagcctttcaagaatttctgaagaatgggatagataggagtattatggcatccatgatttatggagtaagtcagaacaatagaaggggaattggttatgatcctaaggaagataaaacttctaccagtgaccaaattaaatctcctttttcatatcactacacccacacacaagaacacaaatttaaaaatgctagaagacccaaagttataagaaactctgggaaaactaatctaaaaggacccaagagattctgggtaccgaaagataagattatctatgttgccgatatcctatgcagcaaagttcagacaccagtcatggtacctggactctggatgctcgcgacacatgacgggaagaaagtctatgttccaaagcctggaacttaaagatgctggattcgtaggcttcggaggagatcagaaaggaaggatcagaggctccggaactattggtaatggtactcttccctctatatctgatgttctttatgtagaaggattaatgcataacttgttatccataagtcaattaagtgataacggttatgatgtaatcttcaatcaaaaaacatgtaaagccattaatcagaacgatggctctgtccttttcacaggcaagaggaaaaacaacatttacaaaataaatctttctgatttaaaagatcaaaatgttaaatgtctaatgtcagttcacgaagagcaatgggtatggcatagacgcttgggccacattagcatgaggaaactttctcagctaactaaactcgagttagtcagaggcctacctaaactgaagttttcttcagatgctctgtgtgaagcttgtcagaaaggaaaattttcaaaaacatcttttaaaaagaaaaatgttgtttctacctctaagcctctggaacttcttcacattgacttatttggtcctgtgaaaacagcatcagttaatggaaagaagtatggactagtcattgttgatgattacagtcgctggacatgggtaaaattcctaaagcacaagagtgagtctcactctgtattcaccagtttctgttccaaagtgcaaaaagaatttgactccaaaattgttagagtcagaagtgatcatggtggagaatttgaaaataaagattttgaagaattatttgattctaatggaatatcccatgatttctcctgccctagaactccacaacaaaatggagttgtagagaggaagaataggacactccaagaaatggccagaactatgatcaatgaaaataatgtagcaaagcacttttgggcagaagctgtaaatacagcgtgttacattcagaatagaatctctataagacctattctagaaaagactccctatgaactgtgtaaaggaagaaaacccaacatctcatattttcatccttttggatgctcttgtttcatattaaatactaaagaacatctgaacaagtttgattccaaagcacagaaaggtattatgttaggatactcagaacgctctaaaggctatagagtatacaacacagaaaccaaaattgtgaaggaatcaattcatgtcagatttgatgataagcttgaccctgaaaagtcaaagctagttgaaaagtttgcagatttggaaatcactcttgtagaatctgagaaaactccagaagcaactgtcactcaagactctgaagaaattaaatctccagaaattccaaggaaagttaaaagtcgtattaacgtatctgaagatttgattttgggaaacaaagatgaacctgttagaaccagatctaccttcagaacttctgaagatattcctctgggactagtgtctctgattgagcctacgtcctgtgatgaagctcttcaagataacgattgggtggcagccatgcaagaagaattagatcaattctccaagaatgatgtctgggatcttgttcctaaacccagaggcactcatgtcattggaaccagatgggttttcagaaacaagctgaacgagaaaggagaagttgtcagaaacaaagcacgactggtagctcaaggttatagtcaacaagaaggtattgattataatgaaacttttgctccagtcgcgaggttagaatctattcgtcttcttgtatcttttgctattaatcattctatcaaattataccaaatggatgtcaagagtgcatttcttaatggttatatttcagaagaagtgtttgtcaatcaacctccaggttttgaaaattcaaactttccagaacatgtttttaaacttaagaaatccttatatggacttaaacaagctcccagagcttggtatgaacgtttaagcaattttcttctggaacaaaattttatcagagggaaagttgattctacactcttctgtaaaaaccttaataatgatctcatgatatgccaaatttatgttgatgatattatttttggttctgctaatatctctgtttgccaagaattttctaagttaatgcaggcagaatttgagatgagtttaatgcaagaactaaagttctttctgggaattcaaattaatcaaactccagaagtcacgtacgtccatcaaagtaaatatattaaagacgttctgaagaagtttgacatgactgaatgcaactctgcaaaaactcccatgcacccaacttgcattctggagaaggaagaggtaagcaacaaggtttgtcagaagctctatcgaggtatgataggctctctcctctatctgactgctactcgtcctgatattctctttagtgtctgtctttgtgccagattccaatcagatcctagagaatctcatttaacagcagttaaaagaattcttaagtatctgaaaggaactcctaacctgggcctgatgtatgagaaaacatcagagtatagactctcgggttattgtgatgcagattatgcaggagatagaatagaacgaaaaagcacatctgggaattgccagcttctgggaaacaatctaatctcctgggctagcaaaagacagtcaactattgctctatcaactgcagaagcagaatatatctcagcgtcactgtgcacaactcagatgctctggatgaagcatcagctagaagatctacaaatctttgagagtaacattcctatcttttgtgataatactgctgct includes:
- the LOC127075618 gene encoding uncharacterized protein LOC127075618, which codes for MCSSKTKVTTVGIEITTTATSPVAKINGRPVLQPTCNRVPNIERRNSIKKLPPPTLPPLQTKTSSTPPLSPKLLKSPRPTPTPTKRINESNLLNTSSEKIVTPRNSTKTLTLKKSKSFKEGSCGNSTESSLSYSSSLITDSPGSIAGLRREQMALQHAQRKMKIAHYGRSKSAKFESLVVPLDTLNNLASKTSQVEEKRCSFITANSDPIYIAYHDEEWGVPVHDDNMLFELLVLCGAQVGSDWTSILKKRQDFRTAFSEFNPATLANLTDKKMTSISLEYGIDISRVRGVVDNANRILEVNKEFGSFDKYIWSFVNHKPISTQYKFGHKIPVKTSKSESISKDMIRRGFRFVGPTMVHSFMQAAGLTNDHLITCHRHLQCTLLSC